In the Necator americanus strain Aroian chromosome X, whole genome shotgun sequence genome, GCGAAAAACAGTCTCGCATAGCTTTGAAAACGATAACTCATTTAACTCAAAATGCTGTGACGAATATCTTTTGTAAGTCAAGGAGCATAGTATTGAAGAAGTAACATAAAATATAACAGGAATTTTTATACAATTCCTTTCAATTTAAGGTTATGAAAGGGAGgtcagaagaaaacaacattaTGTGCTTTAAGAGGCCAAGACAAGGGGTGAGGAGGTCATAGGTAAGGTTCTTTCAAATTGAACTCCATTATGGATATTAACAGCGACgcaaagcagagaaaaaatggagaagaatGAAAGGTAGTAATTTCGAATTTTACGCAGTTTTAGTGTATGAGCGAAAGTGGTTTGCGTACATACAATAGAAATCTCACAACATTCTGTTGTAGATGTGCTTAATTGCAATTTCATTTGCTATTCCGATAATTTCTCTCCTTGCTAAAAGGGTTTAAAATAAGGACGAACCGCATTTTTACACAATGAACAAAATCGCGCCACGAATCTCTCTCATTGGGggtcacagccggttagttgcgaggctacgtggcacgtccccaggtggcggataagGGGCTGATCGCAGatcaaaagcgaccttgtatTTGCCGTGAGACGTAGGTGGATTCATGAGATGAACTTCATGTTTCTGCTGTGCTAGGAGTTTGGGTTGTAATGCTGCAGTATCCCGTGCGTCGGTGCGGTCAAAAGCCTTCGACATTCCGGAGGAAAGTCCGGCACAGCAGCGCCAGAAAAGACGGAGTTGCAgaagtcatgtaggctactgaaatggaaaaggactaggatgactaTCTTATACTTTTAAAAGCCGTACGCTTTCATCGGGTGCGGCCATTGAAGACCTGATGGTGCAAGCCAGGAAgttcaagtacgacgtcatcggactgaccgagacgaggcgAACCCACCCACTGAACGCCGTGtatgacactggagaagaactgttctcaggaacatgcgacagtacgGGAGTTGatggagttggtgtcctcgtcaacacgagtatggcaataAGCATCGACTATTTCGGATAACTTAaaacccgaatcggacgtttacgcttgagaagatgtggttcaacgtCAGCTTTGGCAGTcttcttgatagcgactcgtacttttGAAAGAATAATGTGAAAGAATCACCAGTGGGAATGGTCGGATTTGACATaagagttgatgaacggaaaaagtTCGAGTAGAAATAGTAGAAAGAATGATTTCTAATTTGCAGGGTCCGCCTTCCTGCTTCATGTCTTCCTGTCGCTGTCGCTTATGCACCAACATCAatcaacgaagaagaagaagaagtcgaagctttctatatggatctgaagaagttctacagagaagatcgtaccttttacaaggtcataattggtgatttcaacgtcAAAATTGGCTCTAGAAGGGgaagaggctctccgagttcatcatgacgactaagaccatccatgggaactcgcaattccagaagccctcctctctacgctggacgtgggagtcacccggtggagggtatcATGAtaaaattgaccacatcattgtCAGTAGAAGGTTTTGCATGACGGATGTCGTTattgtaccaaagttttatacgggatcgaaacatcgccttcttcgaggaagattttctttcacaggGAGAGAACGAAAAGACGCGAAGTTCACTAAGCGAactcccagaactatcatcgactgggagctcttcgcttcgcttgtCGGTTTCCGGGGAGATGCCATCATGGgcaacatcgacgacgaatatgaacggcttctagaacatcttcacgactgtacgAAGAAAGCGAACAGtatcaaaaccaccaagagacgtcCGTCTGATGAAACTCTAGAGCTAATACGTCGGCGTGGAGCTCCACAAGGTGCAAGGAACCATGAACTCACGTCCGGGCTTGCGAGGAGTGCAGAGGAGCGATAAAAGGATAGCTTGAAGAGGGAAGAACAGAAATGTTGGCTGAAGTTGCAGAGACGGGACGGAGCATTTGCTATCCCCGTcggaacttcgccaatcgtaaaacaacaacgactgctctccggatcccagatggaacaactacagcatcgagaaggggtATGGAGAAggtcattcacgacttctactcagatcacttcgacagccacgtccacttgccCCCTCACTATCTAAGAGAaaatggacatgtcattcaaaagttttctcttccgaagtccgacgtGCTATCATGTCAGTGAAGAGTCGTACTTTACCCGGTCTCGACAGAGTCaagtctgaacatctgaagcacctaccgccagtcctcatcaacacaatATCTGTCGTAATGCAaggttctctttttctttaaaccaGCAAAaccgtgctgttgtataagaagggtaAACCCTcaagacatcggcaactatcgtccaatctgcttgctgtctgtcatctacaagctcttcacaagagtaatcctaaacaggatagatagaacattagatgaaggacagccatgcgagccagcaaggtttcgaaaaggattcagtacgattgaccacatacacacggtttcaaaacttatagaggtatcacgagagtacaagatgctgCTAAGTCTCACATTCATCGATTTGAAGAGAGCCCTTGATACAGTTGAGaccgaagcggtcatggaggccttggacaaccaagacgTCCCTATTccatacataaagatacttcgtgagttgtatagcaacttcacgaccaaaatttccccattctacaataatgtcataatcgacgtgaagagaggggttcgtcagggtgacaaaatttcacaaaaatattcagtgctaCCCTCtagaacgcgatgcgaggattggaatggaataacatgggagtgaaagttgacggccGACATTTACACCATTTTCGATGACATCATTCTTATcacatcaagcatcaatcaggcggaacGGATCCTGACCGAATTTGATGAGACGTGTAAAAAGattggtcttcagctgaacgtAGACATGACGATGTTTATGAGGAACGGATAGGTTTCTGATGTTTCCCCATTCAcactcaacggaacgaacatatccgagtgcTCCAGATATGTGTATCCAGGTCGGTAAATCAACATGGCTAACGACATGACCTcagagctgggcagaaggaaacgagtaGCTTGGGGAGCATACAAGATCATCGAGGATGTAGAGAAGAGGACTAAGAACATCTGGTTCTGTGCTCTCCTATTCGACACCACCGttctttctgctttgacctacgcttcagaaacatgggcgtttcgcaagcaAGACCGCTTTGCGCAAATGAAAGGTGGGATTCGATGTTCTTCCCTAagtcaccgatcgaagatcagaaaCGCTGCCGCATctgccaaggaaagcaaaattagatAGGcaggacacgtgatgcgttccaacgacaatcgttggaccagagccgtaagcgactggataccacgcgacatcaaacgtACCGCAttaagaccgccgacccgatcaCACCTCTTTACGAAGCCCTTCAGTGAAAAGTACGACACTCTTCAAGTCCCTCGCGAAGAGAGGTGCCACTGGACAACACTTGCTCGCTATCGGGACAattggaagtattactggtgctTGCTCGAGCAAATTGATGATCTAagggagcacaggtgatacaggtgaaACAAAATCCCACaaatgagtttaaaaaataacaagtcaATAATTTCGTGTGCTTGCCTCTAACAATTTATTTGGTGTTCTAACCAAATGTGAAGGTTTAAATTCC is a window encoding:
- a CDS encoding hypothetical protein (NECATOR_CHRX.G22291.T1); this encodes MVQARKFKYDVIGLTETRRTHPLNAVYDTGEELFSGTCDSTGVDGVGVLVNTRSAFLLHVFLSLSLMHQHQSTKKKKKSKLSIWI
- a CDS encoding hypothetical protein (NECATOR_CHRX.G22290.T1), translating into MQQAITYRNYESQRVRLPASCLPVAVAYAPTSINEEEEEVEAFYMDLKKFYREDRTFYKVIIGRERKDAKFTKRTPRTIIDWELFASLVGFRGDAIMGNIDDEYERLLEHLHDCTKKANSIKTTKRRPSDETLELIRRRGAPQGARNHELTSGLARSAEER
- a CDS encoding hypothetical protein (NECATOR_CHRX.G22292.T1); this translates as MTTKTIHGNSQFQKPSSLRWTWESPGGGYHDKIDHIIVSRRFCMTDVVIVPKFYTGSKHRLLRGRFSFTGRERKDAKFTKRTPRTIIDWELFASLVGFRGDAIMGNIDDEYERLLEHLHDCTKKANSIKTTKRRPSDETLELIRRRGAPQGARNHELTSGLARSAEER
- a CDS encoding hypothetical protein (NECATOR_CHRX.G22293.T1) yields the protein MANDMTSELGRRKRVAWGAYKIIEDVEKRTKNIWFCALLFDTTVLSALTYASETWAFRKQDRFAQMKGGIRCSSLSHRSKIRNAAASAKESKIR